The Schistocerca gregaria isolate iqSchGreg1 chromosome 1, iqSchGreg1.2, whole genome shotgun sequence genome includes a window with the following:
- the LOC126349156 gene encoding uncharacterized protein LOC126349156: MLRGAVALRPAREEQPARLSRALRRCNRSARCWGEPLVKREESRSAPDNAGVSNDRDAPRASPATCRSLRSHGPAGPPPLPPTRSAASASKGKRDDVDPGSIRDTKTCHLGYINTS; the protein is encoded by the exons ATGTTGAGAGGAGCCGTCGCCCTTCGCCCAGCGCGCGAGGAGCAGCCTGCGAGGCTTTCCCGCGCACTGCGCCGCTGTAACAGGTCCGCGCGCTGCTGGGGCGAGCCTCTGGTCAAGAGAGAAGAGAGCAGATCTGCTCCGGACAATGCCGGGGTCAGCAACGACCGGGATGCGCCGCGCGCGAGCCCAGCGACCTGCCGGAGCCTGCGTTCCCACGGACCAGCTggaccgccgccgctgccgccgaccCGTTCCGCAGCTTCGGCCTCAAAGGGTAAACGCGACGACGTGGATCCTGGCAGCATCCGCGACACCAAAACCTGCCACCTCG GTTACATCAACACCTCCTGA